From the genome of Pungitius pungitius chromosome 21, fPunPun2.1, whole genome shotgun sequence, one region includes:
- the LOC119213048 gene encoding protein Tob1-like has product MQLEIQVALNFIISYLYNKLPRRRVNIFGEELERQLKKKYEGHWYPDKPYKGSGFRCIHVGEKVDPVVEQAAKESGLDIEDVRHNLPQDLSVWIDPFEVSYQIGEKGPVKVLYVDDNNDNGSELDKEIKNSFNPEAQVFMPISEPVGASSESSSPSPPFGQSAAVSPSFMPRSTQPLTFTTATFAATKFGSTKMKSSGRGGNNNNNNAATTPNSGGSNKVVRTSPTSNLGLNVNTLLKQKAISTSMHSLYGLGLGQQQQQKASALSPNAKEFVFPSLQGQASPGAVFPGEGSLGLGPAPYNNAFDVFAAYGSLNDKSLMDGLNFSLSNMQYSNQQFQPVMAN; this is encoded by the coding sequence ATGCAGCTTGAAATTCAAGTAGCACTCAACTTTATTATTTCCTATTTATACAACAAACTCCCTCGACGACGCGTGAACATCTTCGGCGAAGAACTagagaggcagctgaagaaaaaaTATGAGGGCCACTGGTATCCGGATAAGCCATACAAAGGTTCGGGGTTCAGGTGCATCCACGTAGGGGAGAAGGTGGATCCCGTGGTGGAGCAGGCTGCCAAAGAGAGCGGGCTGGACATCGAGGACGTCCGGCATAATCTCCCTCAGGACCTTAGTGTGTGGATCGACCCGTTCGAGGTGTCCTACCAGATTGGGGAGAAGGGGCCGGTCAAGGTGCTCTACGTGGACGATAACAACGATAACGGGTCGGAGCTGGACAAGGAGATCAAGAACAGCTTCAACCCCGAGGCCCAGGTCTTCATGCCAATCAGCGAGCCCGTCGGGGCGTCCTCAGAGTCCAGCTCCCCCTCGCCTCCCTTCGGGCAGTCTGCTGCCGTGAGCCCCTCCTTCATGCCGCGCTCCACCCAGCCCCTAACCTTCACCACTGCCACCTTCGCTGCCACCAAATTCGGCTCCACAAAGATGAAGAGCAGCGGCCGcggcggcaacaacaacaacaacaacgccgcCACCACCCCCAACAGTGGCGGTAGCAACAAGGTGGTCCGCACCTCCCCAACCAGTAATTTGGGTCTGAATGTCAACACCCTACTGAAGCAGAAAGCCATCTCCACCTCCATGCACTCGCTGTACGGGCTGGGCctggggcagcagcagcagcagaaggcctCCGCGCTCTCCCCCAACGCCAAGGAGTTTGTGTTCCCCAGCCTCCAGGGTCAGGCCAGCCCCGGAGCCGTGTTCCCCGGGGAGGGCTCCCTGGGTCTCGGCCCGGCGCCGTACAACAATGCCTTTGACGTGTTCGCCGCCTACGGAAGCCTCAACGACAAGTCCCTCATGGATGGCCTCAACTTCAGCCTGAGCAACATGCAGTATTCTAACCAGCAATTCCAGCCGGTCATGGCTAACTAA